In Oxalobacteraceae bacterium OTU3CINTB1, the sequence CAGACCGGCACCGGCAAAACCGCCGCCTTCGCGCTGCCGATCCTGTCGCGCATCGACATCAAGCAGACCTCCCCGCAGGCGCTGGTGCTGGCGCCGACCCGCGAACTGGCGATCCAGGTGGCCGAGGCCTTCCAGACCTACGCCGCGCACATCCCCGGCTTCCACGTGCTGCCGATCTACGGCGGCCAAAGCTACGGCCCGCAGCTGTCGGCGCTGCGCCGCGGCGTGCACGTCGTCGTCGGCACCCCGGGCCGCGTCATCGACCACCTGGACAAGGGTTCGCTCGACCTGTCCAAGCTCAAAACGCTGGTGCTCGACGAGGCCGACGAGATGCTGCGCATGGGCTTTATCGACGACGTCGAGCGCATCCTGCAGGAGACCCCGGACAGCCGCCAGACCGCGCTGTTCTCGGCGACGATGCCGTCGGCGATCCGCCGCATCGCCAACACCTACCTGCGCAGCCCCAAGGAAATCACCGTCGCCGCCAAGACCGGCACCGCCGAAAACATCCGCCAGCGCTACTGGCTGGTGTCGGGCATGCACAAGCTCGACGCGCTGACCCGCATCCTGGAGGCGGAAAACTTCGACGGCATGATCATCTTCTCGCGCACCAAGCTCGGGACCGAGGAACTGGCCAGCAAGCTGCAGGCGCGCGGCTTCTCGGCCGCCGCCATCAACGGCGACGTCCAGCAGCAGCAGCGCGAGCGCACCATCCAGCAGCTCAAGGACGGCAAGATCGACATCCTGGTCGCCACCGACGTCGCCGCGCGCGGCCTGGACGTCGAGCGCATCAGCCACGTGGTCAACTACGACGTGCCGCACGATCCGGAAAGCTACACCCACCGCATCGGCCGCACCGGCCGCGCCGGCCGCAGCGGCGAGGCGATCCTGTTCATTACCCCGCGCGAGAAAAACCTGCTCAAATCGATCGAGCGCGCCACCCGCCAGCCGATCGGCATGCTCGAACTGCCGACCATCCAGGCGGTCAACGACGTGCGCATCGCCAAATTCAAGTCGCAAATCAGCGAAACCCTGGCCCAGGGCGAGCTGGAACAGTTCCAGTCGCTGATCGAGGACTTCGAGCGCGAACAGAACATCCCGGCGATCGAGATCGCCGCCGCGCTGGCCAAGATGGCGCGCGGCGACGTGCCGCTGCTGCTCGATAAGAAGCAGCAGACCGCCGCCGCCACCTGGGACGAACGGCCGGGCCGTCAGGTCGGCTTCGAGCGCCATGACCGTGGCGACCGTGGTGACCGTGGTGATCGATTCGAGCGCGGCGACCGCGCCGAGCGTCCGGACCGCAGCGATAAATTCCCGAAAAAGGAGCGCGTGGTGCGCGCCGCCGATCCGGGCATGCAGACCTTCCGCATCGAGGTGGGCTACCAGCACGGCGTCAAGCCGGGTAACATCGTCGGCGCCATCGCCAACGAGGGCGGCATCGACTCCAAGCATATCGGCCGCATCGAGATCTACGACGACTACAGCGTGCTCGATATGCCCGACAACCTGACCGGCGACGTGCTCGATCACCTGGCCGGCATCAAGGTCGCCGGCCAGCAGCTGCGCATCAGCCGCGATAACGGCGACGGCGCCCCTGCGCCATCGGCCCCTGCGCCATCGGCCCCGGCGCCATCGGCACCGGCCCGTCCGGCGCCGGCCAGGGCCACCGTCCCGGCCAGGGCGCCCGCCGCCGACCAGCCGGCCGATAAAGCCGCCGATAAAGCCGCCGACAAGCCGGCCGGCTCGCCGCTGGCGCGCGCCGCCCGCGTCGACGCCGCCGAACTGGACGACGCCGCGCCGAAGAAGAAAAAGGAAAAGCCGGGCAAGGTCACCTTGCCGATGAGCGCCTTCCGCATCGAAGTGGGCAGCAACAACGCCGCCACCCCGTCCAACATCGTCGGCGCCATCGCCAACGAGGCGGGACTGGAGGCCAAGCATATCGGCCGCATCGAGATCTTCGATACCTACAGCATGGTCGAGTTGCCTGATGGCATGCCGGACGAGCTGTTCAAGCATCTGGGCAAGGTCTGGGTCGGCGGCGCGCAGCTGAAAATCAGTCATGCCGACCGCATGCCGCCGGAATCGGGCAAGTCGACGCCGCCGAAGAAGAAGCCTGCCGGCAAGAAATACTAAGCATCTTCCGCATCAAGAACGGGGCCGAAAGGCCCCGTTTTCCGTTGTTCATCCCATTGCGTGTTGTTGCACAGACAAGGTGCGCGCATCTGTTGCGTTGCACCAAAACAAAGCTTGACGTGCCGCAAACACCACTCCCTGAAAACCCCGCATGAATCACTCTCATAGGAGAAGCTGCCTTTCGGCAAGGCTGGCCCGCTTATTGCATATGTGATAGCACATCCCTATAAAAGGCGCGCCCGCCGAGGCGCCTCAACCTGGAGACAAGTCGTTTAGATCGGAGCATTGAGATGACATCATTCAGGAAGCTGTGGAACATCTTTGTCGATTCGCTCAAGCCGCAGATGCTGCGCGAGCATAATCAGGCCGGCCCGTACGCCATCATCGTCGACAGCCGGCCATTCACCGTCAAGGGGCGCTAATGCTACTGCGGAACGATCTGCTGCACTATACGCATCCGTCTCCGCGCACCGTCCGCATCTTGTGGATCGCTCCCGAGCAGAGCCACGCCTATGTCTTCGACGTGGCGGCCCGCTCGGCCGATGTAGAACTCGTCCAACTGTCGGTGCTGCATGCCGACATCCGGGCCGGCCGCGCTTCGGTGCTGCCGGCCGACCCCTATCTGATGGTCGTCAGCCAGGACCTGCTGCCGGCCAAACACCTGCAACTGCGGGCG encodes:
- a CDS encoding DEAD/DEAH box helicase, which codes for MSDTPTSPITLFSDLNLSAPLIKALKDVGYESPSPIQAATIPSLLDNLDVLGQAQTGTGKTAAFALPILSRIDIKQTSPQALVLAPTRELAIQVAEAFQTYAAHIPGFHVLPIYGGQSYGPQLSALRRGVHVVVGTPGRVIDHLDKGSLDLSKLKTLVLDEADEMLRMGFIDDVERILQETPDSRQTALFSATMPSAIRRIANTYLRSPKEITVAAKTGTAENIRQRYWLVSGMHKLDALTRILEAENFDGMIIFSRTKLGTEELASKLQARGFSAAAINGDVQQQQRERTIQQLKDGKIDILVATDVAARGLDVERISHVVNYDVPHDPESYTHRIGRTGRAGRSGEAILFITPREKNLLKSIERATRQPIGMLELPTIQAVNDVRIAKFKSQISETLAQGELEQFQSLIEDFEREQNIPAIEIAAALAKMARGDVPLLLDKKQQTAAATWDERPGRQVGFERHDRGDRGDRGDRFERGDRAERPDRSDKFPKKERVVRAADPGMQTFRIEVGYQHGVKPGNIVGAIANEGGIDSKHIGRIEIYDDYSVLDMPDNLTGDVLDHLAGIKVAGQQLRISRDNGDGAPAPSAPAPSAPAPSAPARPAPARATVPARAPAADQPADKAADKAADKPAGSPLARAARVDAAELDDAAPKKKKEKPGKVTLPMSAFRIEVGSNNAATPSNIVGAIANEAGLEAKHIGRIEIFDTYSMVELPDGMPDELFKHLGKVWVGGAQLKISHADRMPPESGKSTPPKKKPAGKKY